A stretch of DNA from Methanosarcinales archaeon:
CTTCCACCACCCGCACCCACGGATGCGCCTTTATCTTCTCGATGTGCGCCTGAATCTCCTTATCGTTCCTGAGGCGCTGGTACACCTTTTCGATGGTTGCCATGTTGGCACTTTCAAACGCTGCATGCTCCTGCGCTTCGGGGGCGGTCAGGTCGCCTTCGAGCTGCGCCTTCCAGTGGAGGTCTGACCAGCGGTCGTAATTTATTGGTTCGAGGTGGGGGGCAACTTTAGCGGCGATTTGGGAATAGTAATATGGTTTGAGACGGAGCGAGGTGTTGATGGCTTGCGTACGTTTTGTGATTTTTGTGGTATGAGATTTATTCATTTGCTTGTGCCGCCTTTATTGCATCACAAAAATCTAATATTTGTACCATCAGGATATGTTCCTTTTCGTCTATCTTTTTTACTCAGTATTTCTGTCTCTGGTGGACTTGCATATTCCATCGGTTTCAAAATCTGTGTTTTGAAATGAGTTTCGCGATATGGTGTTTTGGTTATGACAAAATTTTCAATTTCCTTTATTGAAACCATTTTTCCTTTGAATTTGTTAAGGATTAAACTTTTCAGGTGTTGGTAATCTGGCTCATGTTCAAACAAAACAGTTTGATATGGATCAGTATTGTCTGAAAAACTGAACGTGCCAGTTTCATCAACTTTCCACATAGCACGCTTCATTTCTTTAAGCCCTTTGATACTATTTGTACAGAAAATTAAGTGATATATTGTTTGATTGAACTTATTTATCATTTCGAAGGAATGGACATAGTTTGCGACTGACTTTAAAGTATTTTGATAAAACGTAACAATATCTCCTGCATCCGAATCTTCTGTAATAACTTGCTGCCAATCAGGAGTGCCAAAAAGCGCATTAAAATGCTTATTTTTTGGCGATTCACCTTTGAATCTGTTCATAAATCCTGACATAAATGTAATAAGAACTTCACATTTCTTGTAACTCAGAAGCCGTTCAATAACTGAAAAAGGAGTATCCGAAAAACCAAATGGATCTATAAATGCAAATGTTGGGGCAATGTGTTTCTCCTGTTCGTTAAGATTGTCAAATATTGAAATAAGGGTTTCATCAAATTTGCTACATATAACTTCATATTTAATATTAGTTGGGAGGTCTATTTTATTTATCACATTTTCCAGATGTTCGCAACGATCTTTTTTTGCCTCAATAAATAAGAATAAAATTTTTGCATTTAATTTTATTTTATGGTTTATTGCTTCATTGATTGCAATAATTGGTGACCCAAGTTCACCGTTTGAATATTCACCAGGACCGGCAAAACCATCTATATACAAAATTCTACCATTAAACTTGCTTAAGATTGGGTACCACGCTTGAAGATATCGCTTCAATATTTCGTGTTTTGCTTGGGTATGAGGTTCTATAGGCCACGTTGTGGTTGATATGTTTGACTTTGACATAATCCTCACCACACACAATTGCATCTTATCTTCGTATAATCCATCTCTAGCTTCTCCCACATTCCTTTAGTTTCTTTACATAGTGCAACATTTTCATAATTATACTTTTCTTTTAAGTGATCCAAAATAGACCTATACATCAAATATCTCAGTTCAAAATCAACCTTCTTTCCCCAATTTGATTTCTCAGAAAGATATTCAACCCAGCTTTTATCTGCAGAATTGTTGATGGTGCTCTGCAATCCTCTCAATGAACCAAATGTAATTCTTTCAGGAACGAAATTGGAAAACACATCATCCAGCAATTCAACATATTTTTGGTTCCAGTTTTCCACTGGAAGCATAGGGTCTATTCTTATTCTGATCGAATAACCGTTTTCGGACAGTTTTTTGGCAGCTTCCATTCTTTTTTCAACTTCTGGAGCTCCCTTTTCCCATCGTTTCGCGACTGAATGGGTATTGAATGTAAAACTTGGAATTATATTATTGGTGTCTAACTTTAAGATATTATCAATTTCATTTGATTTCGTTAAGAATAAGACTTTATGTTTACTTTGATTCTCAAAAAGTGATGCAACAAATTCAGAAAATGGATTTCCATTGCCTTCCCACATTAAAGAATCCGACAGTTCCCCACAGTTAAGAATTTCACTACCATATCCGTTATTAATCGTTTCATCGAAAAACGCCCTAAGATGCTTTTCTATTTTCTTATAATCCTTGATGACAGGACGCTTTTTTGTAGGTAACATTCTTAGTGTTCCTTGTAAGTAGCACCAAGCGCAATTATATGGGCATCCATAACTCCATTTCAATTCAAGAAAGTGGGGACATACTGCATCTGTTAGTTCCCGAGGAATTGGGGTTAGATCGAATCTCTTTATGATAGAGCCGTCACTAACTTGTTGAACCAATCGTTTTTTAGTGCCATTTAGCAACTTATAATCTTTATATTTAACATTAAGCATTACTATCTCCTTCCACCACCTTCACCCACTCATGCCCCCGTATCCTCTCAATCCACTCCCCCACATCCGCATCGATGCGCAGTGC
This window harbors:
- the tcmP gene encoding three-Cys-motif partner protein TcmP, coding for MSKSNISTTTWPIEPHTQAKHEILKRYLQAWYPILSKFNGRILYIDGFAGPGEYSNGELGSPIIAINEAINHKIKLNAKILFLFIEAKKDRCEHLENVINKIDLPTNIKYEVICSKFDETLISIFDNLNEQEKHIAPTFAFIDPFGFSDTPFSVIERLLSYKKCEVLITFMSGFMNRFKGESPKNKHFNALFGTPDWQQVITEDSDAGDIVTFYQNTLKSVANYVHSFEMINKFNQTIYHLIFCTNSIKGLKEMKRAMWKVDETGTFSFSDNTDPYQTVLFEHEPDYQHLKSLILNKFKGKMVSIKEIENFVITKTPYRETHFKTQILKPMEYASPPETEILSKKDRRKGTYPDGTNIRFL